The DNA region GGCCGTCCCCTCGCCGGTGACCGTCACCGCGGGACCGGTGACCGTCTGGCCGTCGCGCGGTGACGTGATCGAGTTGGGGCCGTTGACGGCGGGTTCCGCGGCCGTCTCCTGCGGGGCAGGCTCGGTGGCCTCGGGCGCGGCGGTCGGCTCGGCCGAGGCCTCGGCTGTCGTCGGGGACCCTGCGCCGTCGGCCGGGTCGGTGCTGGTCTGGCATGCGGCGAGCAGCATCAGGCTGCCGCCGAGCGCCAGGGCACGCAGTCCGGTCCGGGTGTCGGGGGTGCGCATCGGGTCTCCATCCGTCGGTCGAGCGTTCCATCGCCATCTTTGCAGGACGGACCGCCAGGTCAGCACTAGCCTGGCCGTATGTCGACGTCGGACCTCACGCCCGTGACAGCACCCGACTGCCTCTTCTGCCGGATCGTCGCGGGCGACCTGCCGGCGACGATCGTCGCGAGCACTCCGCGGGTCGTGGCCTTCCGGGACATCGCCCCGAAGGCTCCGCTGCACGTCCTCGTGGTGCCGCGCGACCACCACGCCGACATCGCGCAGCTGGCCGCCGCCGACCCGGCACTCCTGGCCGATCTCGTCAGGCTCGCGCACGAGGTCGCG from Cellulomonas sp. KRMCY2 includes:
- a CDS encoding Gmad2 immunoglobulin-like domain-containing protein; this encodes MRTPDTRTGLRALALGGSLMLLAACQTSTDPADGAGSPTTAEASAEPTAAPEATEPAPQETAAEPAVNGPNSITSPRDGQTVTGPAVTVTGEGTAFEATLSYAVLVGGTEDVVLEGFTTAGANGEVGPYSFDVDLEPGAYTVRVWEPDMSDGEGAAGPYLNLVEIDITVA
- a CDS encoding HIT domain-containing protein, whose product is MSTSDLTPVTAPDCLFCRIVAGDLPATIVASTPRVVAFRDIAPKAPLHVLVVPRDHHADIAQLAAADPALLADLVRLAHEVAQSEADGQFRLVFNTGVDAGQSVFHVHAHLLAGARLGWSPG